A part of Anolis carolinensis isolate JA03-04 unplaced genomic scaffold, rAnoCar3.1.pri scaffold_10, whole genome shotgun sequence genomic DNA contains:
- the LOC134293856 gene encoding phospholipase A2 inhibitor LNF2-like, with translation MNMSFNNETLLGLFFCSLLLITGNSLMCEVCQGVGNNCTGKKVTCRVKEDACATMWIDVTSDIPEGNLSSHDHENPETVITTRIISKGCTSMAVCRFLKITIGIPAWQKTLRKIVCSLAPPTAAFLPLTFSGFLLMKIFL, from the exons ATGAACATGTCCTTCAACAATGAGACTCTCCTGGGACTTTTCTTTTGCTCTCTGCTTCTCATTACTG gTAATTCACTAATGTGTGAAGTCTGTCAAGGTGTTGGCAACAATTGTACTGGCAAGAAAGTCACATGTCGTGTAAAGGAAGATGCCTGTGCCACCATGTGGATTGATGTCACAAGTG ATATTCCAGAAGGAAACTTATCCAGTCATGACCATGAGAATCCTGAAACAG TCATCACCACCAGAATCATCTCAAAAGGCTGCACTTCAATGGCTGTCTGCAGATTCTTAAAAATAACCATAGGCATACCTGCATGGCAAAAAACTCTAAGAAAGATTGTGTGCTCCTTGGCACCTCCAACAGCTGCTTTCCTGCCTCTGACATTCTCTGGGTTCCTGTTGATGAAGATCTTCCTTTAG